A portion of the Microlunatus phosphovorus NM-1 genome contains these proteins:
- a CDS encoding HNH endonuclease signature motif containing protein, protein MSVVSSTVSGMSTAAVMEAGEEIDLPDAAAPHAAAAADAATDDAPAAAAADDVTVRLDETLDWLHSLVSVRGVDAGLVGDAARIDRIAVCERLQASLEAVKAVEMVAFAQSQSAEQMRLGVHPGKIGSGIADQIALACKVSPSEGSRRLHVARDLVLDMPHLLDLLATGEIGGWTTRLIVGQLSHLDRATRSRLDAELAGKDLGSMGARQAETTAKRLAYQADPVAATERARKARKDRRVTLRPAPDTMSLLTGLLPVEQGVACYAALDAAAKTAKAAGDTRSRGQIMADTLVARLTGQEKAEDTGFEVGVIMPLGTLLDPNDPRPAEIIGQDLLPADLIRQLIKDAEARCWWRRLFTRPTGDGGHLIVDADKRRRQFSSWLAHLIRGRDKICRDPFCGAPIRHLDHIHRHADGGAATAENGRGVCERGNYIRELPGWTVQTIDTDTHTVEITTPTGHHYRSRPPQPP, encoded by the coding sequence GTGTCAGTGGTCTCCTCTACCGTTTCGGGTATGAGTACGGCAGCGGTGATGGAGGCAGGCGAGGAGATCGACCTGCCCGATGCTGCCGCGCCCCACGCTGCTGCCGCCGCGGATGCTGCTACCGACGATGCGCCGGCGGCTGCCGCGGCTGACGATGTGACGGTTCGGTTGGATGAGACGTTGGACTGGCTGCACTCTCTCGTGTCGGTCCGTGGTGTCGATGCCGGTCTGGTCGGGGATGCCGCCCGGATTGATCGGATCGCGGTGTGTGAACGCCTGCAGGCCAGCCTGGAAGCCGTCAAAGCCGTGGAGATGGTCGCCTTCGCGCAGTCCCAGTCGGCTGAGCAGATGCGTCTCGGGGTGCATCCGGGCAAGATCGGCAGCGGGATCGCCGACCAAATCGCGTTGGCCTGCAAAGTGTCGCCGTCCGAGGGGTCCCGCCGGTTGCATGTCGCCCGGGATCTGGTGCTGGACATGCCCCACCTGCTGGATCTGCTCGCGACCGGGGAGATCGGTGGTTGGACCACCCGGTTGATCGTCGGCCAGCTCTCGCATCTGGATCGGGCCACCCGGTCCCGGTTGGATGCCGAACTGGCGGGCAAGGACCTGGGGTCGATGGGTGCCCGGCAGGCCGAAACCACAGCGAAACGATTGGCTTACCAGGCGGATCCGGTCGCCGCCACGGAGCGGGCCCGGAAGGCGCGGAAAGACCGGCGGGTGACGTTGCGGCCGGCGCCGGACACGATGAGTCTGCTCACCGGATTGTTGCCGGTGGAGCAAGGGGTGGCCTGCTACGCCGCGTTGGACGCGGCCGCGAAGACCGCGAAAGCCGCTGGTGACACGCGATCCAGGGGTCAGATCATGGCCGACACGCTGGTCGCCCGGTTGACCGGGCAGGAGAAGGCGGAGGACACCGGCTTCGAGGTCGGGGTGATCATGCCCCTGGGCACCCTGCTCGACCCGAACGATCCACGGCCGGCGGAGATCATCGGCCAGGACCTACTGCCCGCCGACCTGATCCGCCAGTTGATCAAAGATGCGGAGGCCCGCTGTTGGTGGCGCCGGTTGTTCACCCGCCCCACCGGTGATGGTGGCCACCTGATCGTCGATGCGGACAAACGGCGCCGCCAGTTCAGTAGTTGGCTCGCCCATCTGATCCGCGGCCGCGACAAGATCTGCAGGGATCCGTTCTGTGGGGCGCCGATCCGGCATCTCGACCACATCCACCGGCACGCTGATGGCGGTGCCGCCACCGCCGAGAACGGGCGTGGGGTGTGTGAACGCGGCAACTACATCCGCGAACTGCCCGGCTGGACCGTCCAGACCATCGACACCGACACCCACACCGTCGAGATCACCACCCCCACCGGACACCACTACCGAAGCCGACCACCCCAACCACCCTGA
- a CDS encoding Swt1 family HEPN domain-containing protein — translation MALSNRDRIERMFQVMAPALDDFISSVIGQANPALGADWVKLVQARDVKNGASVNKTYDPLDPQVQLRILTEGKITGSYQPGWYPFNSSLGRVGETFASELREVRNTWAHNGTFTDDDAYRALDTGERMLRLIGAGNEADQVKSVRLNLRRVTADKDDKKVLKAAVANPEAAGLRPWREVLPPHHDVATGNFHASEFAADLYKVATGGEADADYADPVEFFRRTYLTEGLRDLIGRAVRRLSGDDNASPVINLQTNFGGGKTHSMLSLWHLAVGLPIGDFPQDTQELLSASGYLPRKVNRVAIVGNHLSPAGIVKEDGTRVNTIWGELAWQLGGADGYEIVARADRDRTHPGEALHDLLVLHSPAVILIDEWVAYARSLVGRDDLAGGTFDDQFTFAQALTEAVKGTSGVLLAISIPASETGDDTQIVTGNAEEVGGTHGLEALKRLQNVVRRVADQWRPASSDEAYHIVKQRLFTQPDAAALAAIGATARAYVELYRKYTDDFPREARDPAYEDRIKRTYPIHPELFDTLYEEWSSLERFQRTRGVLRLMSTVIHALWTGEDASPLIMPGSIPLATANVNAELTQYLQDSWKAIIDADVDGANSEPARIDTAKPLFGQRALTKRLARTVFFGAAPTVAPGSIHKGIGTQRVFLGTAIPGDVPGNFHAALTQLGDRATYFYSGSGKYWYDVQPNITRTAKDQAERLHVEEVWAEIARRLQGQARTRGDFAGVHVCPETAADIPDTDEARLVILHPKVAHRRSTESAAKDFARHATEHRGNANRTNRNMVVYLAADETRLAELDSATRDYLGWKHVLDSEADLDLTQNQRNQAAQRQAQADQTVSARLLQTFIWALVPTQPDPGAPFVIREAKVEGQSEALAERVSRRLGNDGDLSTRQAAATIRLAINRVPQIWQRGHVSLGSLWGLYCQYPYMPRLRDRQVLNEGITDLPMIWQTDAFALATGYDEAADRYSGLWTPDDRGAAPPATDSLLIVRPDAALQQRDAEVPKSPTTPAEGDPDAGGGATVRPDHRPDIVYPKAKTRFYGVKTLNPERIALDFRNIAEEVIAHLRADVGTTLTVRIEIEATDTSGFQEGKIRTVSENARTLKFDQSGFEED, via the coding sequence ATGGCACTCAGCAACCGCGATCGGATCGAGCGGATGTTCCAGGTGATGGCACCGGCGCTCGACGACTTCATCTCGTCGGTGATCGGGCAGGCCAATCCGGCTCTCGGGGCGGACTGGGTCAAGCTGGTCCAGGCCAGGGATGTCAAGAACGGCGCCTCGGTCAACAAGACCTACGATCCGCTCGATCCGCAGGTTCAGTTGCGCATTTTGACCGAGGGCAAGATCACCGGCAGCTATCAGCCGGGCTGGTATCCGTTCAACTCCTCGCTCGGTCGGGTCGGCGAGACCTTCGCCAGCGAGTTGCGAGAGGTACGCAACACCTGGGCCCACAACGGCACCTTCACCGATGACGATGCCTACCGCGCACTCGACACCGGCGAGCGAATGCTCCGTTTGATCGGTGCCGGCAACGAGGCCGACCAGGTCAAGAGCGTCCGTCTCAACCTCCGTCGGGTCACCGCGGACAAGGACGACAAGAAGGTCCTCAAGGCCGCGGTCGCCAACCCCGAAGCCGCGGGTCTCCGGCCGTGGCGGGAAGTGCTGCCGCCGCATCACGACGTGGCCACCGGCAACTTCCACGCCTCCGAGTTCGCGGCCGACCTCTACAAGGTGGCCACCGGAGGTGAGGCAGATGCCGACTACGCCGACCCGGTCGAGTTCTTCCGGCGGACCTACCTCACCGAAGGGCTGCGCGACCTCATCGGCCGCGCGGTCCGGCGGTTGTCCGGCGACGACAACGCCTCGCCGGTCATCAATCTGCAGACCAACTTCGGCGGCGGCAAGACCCACTCCATGCTGTCGCTGTGGCATCTGGCGGTCGGGCTGCCGATCGGCGACTTCCCCCAGGACACCCAGGAACTGCTGAGCGCGAGCGGCTACCTGCCTCGCAAGGTCAACCGGGTCGCGATCGTCGGCAACCATTTGAGCCCGGCGGGGATCGTCAAGGAGGACGGGACCCGGGTCAACACGATCTGGGGTGAGCTCGCCTGGCAGCTCGGCGGAGCCGACGGCTACGAGATCGTCGCCAGGGCCGATCGCGACCGCACGCACCCGGGCGAGGCGCTGCACGACCTGCTCGTCCTCCATTCGCCCGCGGTGATCCTGATCGACGAGTGGGTGGCGTACGCCCGATCGCTGGTCGGGCGTGACGACCTGGCGGGCGGCACCTTCGACGACCAGTTCACCTTCGCCCAGGCACTGACCGAGGCGGTGAAAGGGACCTCGGGCGTCCTGCTGGCGATCTCCATCCCGGCGTCGGAGACCGGCGACGACACCCAGATCGTGACCGGGAACGCCGAGGAGGTCGGCGGCACGCACGGGCTCGAGGCGCTGAAGCGGCTCCAGAACGTGGTCCGGCGGGTAGCCGACCAATGGCGTCCGGCCTCCTCGGACGAGGCCTACCACATTGTCAAACAGCGACTCTTCACGCAGCCCGACGCCGCGGCCCTAGCCGCTATCGGAGCGACCGCGCGGGCGTACGTCGAGCTCTATCGCAAGTACACCGACGACTTCCCGCGGGAGGCGCGCGACCCGGCGTACGAGGACCGCATCAAGCGGACCTACCCGATCCACCCGGAACTGTTCGACACCTTGTACGAGGAATGGTCCTCCCTCGAGCGGTTCCAGCGAACGCGCGGCGTGCTGCGCCTGATGAGCACGGTGATCCATGCGCTCTGGACCGGGGAGGACGCCTCGCCGCTGATCATGCCCGGCTCCATCCCGCTGGCGACCGCCAATGTGAATGCCGAGCTGACGCAGTATCTGCAGGATTCGTGGAAGGCGATCATCGATGCCGACGTCGATGGGGCCAACTCGGAGCCGGCCCGGATCGACACAGCCAAGCCGCTGTTCGGCCAGCGAGCGCTGACCAAGCGCCTCGCGCGTACGGTGTTCTTCGGTGCCGCTCCGACGGTTGCGCCGGGGTCGATCCACAAGGGCATCGGCACCCAGCGTGTGTTCCTCGGCACGGCCATCCCGGGCGACGTGCCCGGCAACTTCCACGCCGCGTTGACCCAGCTCGGCGATCGGGCCACGTACTTCTATTCCGGTTCGGGGAAGTACTGGTATGACGTCCAGCCGAACATCACCCGGACCGCCAAGGACCAGGCCGAGCGGTTGCACGTGGAGGAGGTGTGGGCTGAGATCGCCCGCCGGCTCCAGGGGCAGGCGCGTACCCGTGGTGATTTCGCCGGCGTCCACGTCTGCCCGGAGACCGCCGCCGATATTCCGGACACCGACGAGGCACGGCTGGTGATCCTGCATCCCAAGGTGGCCCATCGGCGCAGTACAGAATCGGCAGCCAAGGACTTCGCCCGCCACGCCACGGAACATCGCGGCAACGCCAACCGGACCAACCGGAACATGGTCGTCTACCTCGCTGCCGACGAGACCCGGCTGGCCGAACTGGACAGCGCAACCCGTGACTATCTGGGTTGGAAGCACGTCCTCGACAGCGAGGCCGACCTCGATCTCACCCAGAACCAGCGGAACCAGGCAGCACAACGACAAGCACAGGCTGATCAAACCGTCAGCGCGCGATTGTTGCAGACCTTCATCTGGGCGCTGGTGCCGACGCAGCCCGATCCCGGTGCACCGTTCGTGATCAGGGAGGCCAAGGTGGAAGGCCAGTCGGAGGCGCTGGCCGAGCGGGTCTCCCGCAGACTCGGCAACGACGGCGATTTGTCCACGCGGCAGGCCGCCGCCACCATTCGACTGGCGATCAACCGGGTGCCGCAGATCTGGCAACGCGGCCATGTCTCGCTGGGCAGCCTGTGGGGGCTCTATTGTCAGTACCCGTACATGCCCCGGCTGCGAGACCGGCAGGTCCTCAACGAAGGCATCACCGACCTGCCGATGATCTGGCAGACCGACGCGTTTGCCCTCGCCACTGGCTACGACGAGGCAGCCGATCGCTACAGCGGGCTATGGACACCGGACGACCGCGGGGCCGCGCCACCAGCCACCGACTCATTGCTGATCGTCCGTCCCGATGCAGCGCTCCAGCAACGCGATGCCGAGGTGCCGAAGTCACCCACCACGCCTGCTGAGGGTGATCCGGACGCGGGTGGTGGCGCGACCGTGCGTCCAGATCACCGACCCGACATCGTGTATCCGAAGGCCAAGACCCGCTTCTACGGCGTCAAGACCCTCAATCCGGAGCGGATCGCCTTGGACTTCAGAAACATCGCCGAGGAGGTCATCGCCCATCTCCGGGCCGACGTCGGGACCACACTCACGGTGCGGATCGAGATCGAGGCGACGGATACGTCGGGCTTTCAGGAAGGCAAGATCCGTACGGTGTCGGAGAACGCCCGGACCTTGAAGTTCGATCAGTCGGGGTTCGAGGAGGACTGA
- a CDS encoding alkaline phosphatase family protein: MIIPAYGSSTLADLLPSVAARLGVPGYETDRLGLPAADRYVVVLIDGLGWDLLQGAAAQTPYLGSLLAGSRSLTAGVPSTTVTSLASLGTGLPPGQHGMVGYTSRVPATGEILNALTWESDLVAQDYQPKVTEFERARAAGIAVTSVALERFESTGLTQAGLRGPAFLGFREERAVDVRVALTVEAALRGERSLVYAYERELDHTGHVDGCASPAWRRHLGRVDRMLAQLREALPAEVVLIVTGDHGMVDIPPWHQLIAEEHPDLMAGVDALAGEGRFRQVYVDREPVAAVARRWAERLGDKAWVRTRDEAIEAGWFGSVDPELRERWGHVLVAMRTDWAVMTRQFPRELSLIGMHGSLTAAEMTVPLLIG, encoded by the coding sequence GTGATCATCCCGGCGTACGGGTCGTCAACGCTCGCCGACCTGCTGCCCAGCGTGGCCGCTCGACTGGGCGTTCCCGGCTACGAGACCGATCGCCTCGGACTGCCCGCCGCGGATCGCTATGTCGTAGTGCTGATCGACGGACTCGGTTGGGACCTGCTGCAGGGTGCTGCGGCGCAGACGCCGTACCTCGGCTCGCTGCTGGCGGGCAGCCGCTCGCTGACCGCCGGGGTGCCCAGCACGACGGTGACCAGTCTCGCCTCGCTGGGCACCGGACTGCCGCCGGGACAGCACGGGATGGTGGGCTACACCTCCCGGGTGCCGGCGACCGGGGAGATCTTGAACGCGTTGACCTGGGAATCCGATCTGGTCGCGCAGGACTACCAGCCGAAGGTCACCGAGTTCGAGCGGGCCAGGGCAGCGGGGATCGCGGTGACCTCGGTGGCGCTGGAGCGGTTCGAGTCCACCGGTCTGACTCAGGCAGGGCTTCGTGGGCCGGCGTTCCTGGGCTTTCGTGAGGAGCGAGCCGTCGATGTGCGGGTCGCGTTGACGGTCGAGGCGGCGCTGCGTGGCGAACGGTCGCTGGTCTACGCGTACGAACGGGAGCTGGATCACACGGGACACGTGGACGGCTGCGCCTCGCCGGCCTGGCGGCGGCACCTGGGCAGGGTGGACCGAATGCTGGCCCAGCTGCGCGAGGCGCTGCCGGCTGAGGTCGTGCTGATCGTCACCGGGGACCACGGCATGGTCGACATCCCGCCGTGGCATCAGCTGATCGCCGAGGAACATCCCGATCTGATGGCCGGGGTGGATGCGCTGGCCGGCGAGGGACGGTTCCGACAGGTCTATGTCGATCGCGAGCCGGTGGCCGCGGTGGCCAGGCGTTGGGCCGAGCGGCTGGGCGACAAGGCCTGGGTCCGGACTCGGGATGAGGCGATCGAGGCCGGCTGGTTCGGTTCAGTCGATCCTGAGCTGAGGGAGCGTTGGGGACATGTGCTGGTCGCGATGCGTACCGACTGGGCCGTGATGACCCGCCAGTTCCCACGTGAGCTGTCGCTGATCGGCATGCACGGCTCGCTGACGGCAGCCGAGATGACGGTGCCCCTACTGATCGGCTGA
- a CDS encoding sulfurtransferase — translation MNGPLISAAELAAELAAGSQVVLADVRWALTGPSGRPDYEAGHLPGARWVDLESELTTHGPTGGRHPLPDPEVFQAAMRRLGVSASTPVIAYDGATSLAASRLWWLLTDAGHQDVRVLDGGFAAWEAAGSPIETGPGPGPADGDFVGRPGQRAAVNAAGVLALLDEGSGSPRSSSTDITRVDVRAADRYAGENETMDPIAGHIPGALSRPSTENLTASGQFKPPAEITERFADIDGEPVFYCGSGITAAHTLLALESAGRTGAIYPGSWSDWITDPDRPRTTGPSA, via the coding sequence GTGAACGGCCCGTTGATCTCGGCCGCCGAGCTGGCCGCGGAGCTGGCGGCCGGGTCCCAGGTGGTGCTGGCCGACGTGCGCTGGGCCCTCACCGGTCCGTCGGGGCGCCCCGACTACGAGGCAGGGCATCTGCCGGGGGCGCGCTGGGTGGACCTGGAGTCGGAACTGACAACTCATGGCCCGACCGGGGGCCGGCATCCGTTGCCCGATCCGGAGGTGTTCCAGGCCGCCATGCGACGGTTGGGTGTCTCGGCGTCGACGCCGGTGATCGCCTACGACGGGGCGACGTCTCTGGCTGCCTCTCGGCTGTGGTGGCTGCTGACCGATGCCGGTCACCAGGATGTCCGCGTGCTGGATGGCGGGTTCGCCGCCTGGGAGGCCGCCGGATCGCCGATCGAAACCGGTCCTGGACCTGGTCCGGCTGACGGGGATTTCGTCGGCCGGCCGGGGCAGCGAGCGGCGGTGAACGCGGCTGGGGTGCTTGCGCTGCTCGATGAGGGGAGCGGTTCGCCCCGTTCCTCCTCGACCGACATCACCCGGGTCGATGTCCGCGCCGCCGATCGGTATGCCGGCGAGAACGAGACGATGGACCCGATCGCCGGCCACATTCCCGGTGCGTTGAGCCGGCCTTCGACCGAGAACCTGACGGCTTCTGGCCAGTTCAAGCCGCCCGCCGAGATCACTGAGCGGTTCGCCGACATCGACGGCGAACCGGTCTTCTACTGCGGGTCCGGGATCACTGCGGCACACACCCTGCTGGCCTTGGAATCGGCCGGCCGCACCGGCGCGATCTATCCGGGTTCCTGGAGCGACTGGATCACCGACCCTGACCGGCCTCGCACCACCGGTCCCTCAGCTTGA
- a CDS encoding flavodoxin domain-containing protein gives MATICICYGTTDGQTAEVAEYVAAGIRELGHVARVVDLKDPADVALDGVDAVLVGASIHMNSHASYVVNFVKANLTTLRSLPSAFVSVSLSAYGDPARATGYIEQFCAQTGWQPNASIAVAGALRYTRYGVVKRGLMKQVAREKNLSTDTSVDAVYTDWDAVSAFTRDFISKIAVRT, from the coding sequence TTGGCCACCATCTGCATCTGCTATGGGACGACTGACGGTCAGACCGCTGAGGTGGCGGAGTACGTCGCCGCAGGGATTCGCGAACTCGGCCATGTCGCCCGCGTCGTCGATCTCAAAGATCCCGCCGACGTCGCTCTCGACGGCGTGGATGCGGTGCTGGTGGGCGCCTCGATCCACATGAACTCCCACGCCTCGTACGTGGTCAACTTCGTCAAGGCCAACCTGACCACCCTGCGCAGCCTGCCCTCGGCGTTCGTCTCGGTCAGCCTGTCCGCGTACGGCGATCCGGCACGGGCCACCGGCTACATCGAGCAGTTCTGCGCCCAGACCGGTTGGCAGCCGAACGCCTCGATCGCCGTCGCGGGCGCGCTGCGCTACACCCGGTACGGCGTGGTCAAACGAGGTCTGATGAAGCAGGTCGCCCGCGAGAAGAATCTGAGCACCGACACCAGTGTCGACGCGGTCTACACCGACTGGGACGCGGTCAGCGCCTTCACCAGGGACTTCATCTCCAAGATCGCTGTCCGGACCTGA
- a CDS encoding DUF5998 family protein, with product MRLDAVRRDLRTEIEAQGYFPDLVEDTVTLALAGEELVDFVVHHEPTFSHDQIHRHVTVLALTPTRLIVGHTDDQPAEPPNTGSYAASSTESVALHKIGTVVLTRVVVDPERFQAGSRVEETWLSVGWGAMRRIDLEQAGCGDPDCEADHGYTGSMTGDDLTVRMSAAADGVERVARLVRFATTLQRVTAR from the coding sequence ATGAGGCTGGACGCCGTGCGGCGAGATCTGCGGACAGAGATCGAGGCTCAGGGGTATTTCCCGGACTTGGTCGAGGACACCGTCACCTTGGCGCTGGCCGGGGAAGAGCTGGTCGACTTCGTGGTGCACCACGAGCCGACCTTCAGCCATGACCAGATCCATCGCCACGTCACGGTCCTGGCGCTGACGCCGACCCGGTTGATCGTCGGACACACCGACGACCAGCCGGCCGAGCCGCCCAACACGGGCTCGTACGCGGCCTCGTCGACGGAGTCCGTCGCGCTGCACAAGATCGGCACCGTGGTGCTGACCCGGGTGGTCGTCGATCCGGAGCGGTTCCAGGCCGGATCCCGGGTGGAGGAGACCTGGCTGTCGGTGGGTTGGGGTGCGATGCGCCGGATCGATCTGGAACAGGCCGGTTGCGGAGATCCCGACTGTGAGGCCGATCATGGTTACACCGGTTCGATGACCGGTGACGATCTGACGGTGCGGATGAGCGCCGCGGCCGACGGCGTGGAGCGCGTCGCTCGGCTGGTGCGGTTCGCCACGACCCTGCAGCGCGTCACCGCCCGGTGA
- a CDS encoding DUF262 domain-containing protein yields MGFLTPMYELGEYLTWTRSGEIQLPDFQRGYKWEDERIRQLLVTVLRGHPLGAVMLLKTGNAQVRFKPRAIEGVDLAPGTDAKFLLLDGQQRLTSLTQALSGDGVVNTKDARGKLLDRCYFVHMQTALSDPNRVDEAVISIPADGVVRTNFGKDIVLDLSDHDKQREHGYFPLHLLYGDYVSWIFDLDDRALGKTFHERFIRPATTYDIPAIVLDENTDKAAVATVFEKVNIGGLPLNVFELLTAVFAGDASYFAETGEDFRLNDDWRETQLKWSAYPVLAAVENTDFLQAVTMLVTQKRHLADTSDRPPAISAKREDILKLTLADYLEWRDPLREAFIWAATFLADRHIFAPRDVPYPKQLVPLAAIKVALGRDADLIAVSDRLVRWYWCGVLGELYGSAIETRFARDIEMVPVWALDQEDPTPRTIADANFTESRLHSLRTRNAAAYKGIAALILDGGARDWMEDRALDKIQYVDLAVDIHHVFPQKWCNDNGIDDEHRESIVNKTTISARTNRTIGGAAPSSYLTVIQSRAQIDEARLDQLLATHRIPAEHLRADAFDSYFVARRESLCRLVEAAIGKTVQRDIGEGHAEEDSAQFETDEIREDPVTEGD; encoded by the coding sequence ATGGGCTTTCTGACGCCTATGTACGAACTGGGTGAGTATCTGACCTGGACCCGGTCCGGCGAGATCCAGCTGCCGGACTTCCAACGTGGCTACAAGTGGGAGGACGAGCGCATCCGCCAATTGCTGGTGACGGTGCTGCGCGGTCACCCGCTGGGGGCCGTCATGCTGCTCAAGACCGGAAACGCTCAGGTGCGATTCAAGCCGCGGGCGATCGAGGGGGTCGACCTCGCTCCTGGCACCGACGCGAAGTTCCTCCTGCTCGATGGCCAGCAGCGGCTCACCTCCTTGACTCAGGCGCTCAGCGGCGACGGGGTGGTGAACACGAAGGATGCCCGCGGCAAGCTGCTGGATCGGTGCTATTTCGTCCACATGCAGACTGCGCTCAGCGATCCGAACCGGGTCGACGAAGCGGTGATCTCGATCCCGGCCGACGGCGTCGTGCGTACCAATTTCGGCAAGGACATCGTCCTCGATCTCAGTGACCACGACAAGCAGCGCGAGCACGGCTACTTCCCGTTGCACCTCCTCTACGGCGACTATGTGAGCTGGATCTTCGATCTGGACGACCGCGCGCTGGGCAAGACCTTCCATGAGCGATTCATCCGGCCGGCCACCACGTACGACATTCCGGCGATCGTGCTGGACGAGAACACCGACAAGGCCGCGGTAGCGACGGTCTTCGAGAAGGTCAACATCGGCGGACTGCCGCTGAATGTCTTCGAACTCCTGACTGCGGTCTTCGCCGGTGACGCCAGCTACTTCGCCGAGACCGGTGAGGACTTCCGACTGAATGACGACTGGAGGGAGACCCAGCTCAAGTGGTCCGCCTATCCGGTGCTTGCCGCAGTCGAGAACACAGACTTCCTCCAGGCCGTCACGATGCTCGTCACCCAGAAGCGCCATCTCGCCGACACCTCCGACCGCCCACCGGCGATCTCGGCCAAGCGGGAGGACATCCTCAAGCTCACCCTCGCCGACTACTTGGAATGGCGTGACCCACTCCGCGAGGCGTTCATCTGGGCCGCGACCTTCCTCGCCGATCGGCACATCTTCGCGCCCCGCGACGTCCCCTACCCCAAGCAGCTGGTGCCTCTCGCAGCGATCAAGGTCGCCCTTGGTCGAGACGCCGATCTCATCGCAGTCAGCGATCGACTGGTGCGCTGGTACTGGTGCGGCGTGCTCGGCGAACTGTACGGCTCTGCGATCGAGACCCGCTTCGCGCGGGACATCGAGATGGTGCCAGTGTGGGCACTCGACCAGGAGGATCCGACCCCGCGCACGATAGCCGATGCCAACTTCACCGAATCGCGGCTGCACTCGCTCCGTACCCGCAACGCAGCCGCATACAAAGGCATCGCTGCCCTCATCCTCGACGGCGGCGCCCGCGACTGGATGGAGGACAGGGCGCTCGACAAGATCCAGTACGTCGACCTGGCCGTCGACATCCACCACGTCTTCCCCCAGAAATGGTGCAACGACAACGGTATCGATGACGAGCATCGCGAAAGCATCGTCAACAAGACGACAATCAGTGCCCGCACCAACCGTACGATCGGCGGCGCCGCACCGTCGTCCTACCTGACGGTCATCCAGTCTCGGGCACAAATCGACGAGGCGCGACTGGATCAGTTGCTTGCCACCCACCGAATCCCCGCCGAGCACCTGCGTGCTGACGCCTTCGACAGCTACTTCGTAGCTCGGCGGGAGTCATTGTGCCGACTGGTCGAAGCGGCGATCGGCAAGACCGTCCAACGCGACATCGGGGAAGGCCACGCCGAGGAGGACTCCGCACAGTTCGAGACCGATGAGATCCGCGAAGACCCCGTCACAGAGGGCGACTGA